In Euphorbia lathyris chromosome 9, ddEupLath1.1, whole genome shotgun sequence, the following are encoded in one genomic region:
- the LOC136205411 gene encoding T-complex protein 1 subunit alpha-like, with protein MLVDDIGDVTITNDGATILKMLEAEHPVAKVLVELVEFQDREVGDGTTSIVIVAAEFLKRANDLVRNKIHLTSIMSGYRLAMREACKYVEEKLAVKVRLH; from the exons ATGCTAGTAGATGATATTGGTGATGTAACAATTACCAATGATGGTGCCACAATTTTGAAGATGTTGGAAGCAGAACACCCAGTTGCCAAG GTGCTTGTAGAGTTGGTAGAGTTTCAAGACCGAGAAGTTGGAGATGGAACAACTtctattgttattgtcgctgcAGAGTTTCTCAAG AGAGCAAATGATCTGGTGAGGAATAAGATTCACCTAACATCAATAATGAGTGGATATAGA CTTGCTATGAGAGAAGCTTGTAAATATGTTGAAGAAAAATTGGCTGTGAAGGTAAGGCTTCATTGA